Sequence from the Rutidosis leptorrhynchoides isolate AG116_Rl617_1_P2 chromosome 3, CSIRO_AGI_Rlap_v1, whole genome shotgun sequence genome:
taatttcgATTTTCGATTTAAACGAATTCAAAATAGTTAAACCGAAACAAAAATCGACTTCAAATTTGTAAATCATACTTGATCCGAATTCACACCGAAAATCTAACTTAAATTTGATATGatttacttttgttaacttttttAGATTAAACGGTTTAAATTGAATATAAaataacaacaaaactcaatctcacAAAAGTATAATATGAGGAGGTAAGATTTAAATAATCTTTCCACTattctagaataaagagaagtcatttttcTACGCGGATGAAAGATTTCAATTGCTCATGGAAATGTCGAAGTGATCGTCGGTTTCAAAATTTTCTTGGCTTTATGTACATGTTGTTAATAGACATAATTGGTAGAATTTTGAAGAGTGCCCACAATGTGTTCGATTAAATGTCTAACAGAGACTTAGGTATACAATATGCACTTCAACATACTTTGTTTATAAGCATTACTGGCAATGTATATGTTTGCTCCATCTGGTTTTATACATTCATAAAGATTTCAATGGCTAATGGATTGGTTGTAAATGTAAATCCACAACAGGAGCAGTTTTGGTTTTACCATCTCTTTAGTGCTTATGTTACATGGCAATGCTATTTGGGTCATTTTGTGTTGGCCTTTGCTTTGGTTTATATCGCATTCAAGCTTTTTTAGTAATCTCTAATTGTATGattcatttcatcttcattgtATATATAAACATGCCATATATACACGTGTACACAGTAATACCAATCAGTTGTACAACTAATGTTAGttatgaacacacacacacacacacctcgTTATATTCCACATTTGTGTGCTTAAAAAGTTGTTACATAGATGTATATCCCTATCAATGAATATGTACTTTCTCACATTTTTGTATTATTCTTGTATTTGTGACATTTAGTGGAGATCCTATATTCTTTGAGCCATTCTGGATGCAACATGCAATCAATAGTGCAGTGATGATATCAGGTTGGAATCGTATGAGTTATCGATACGCTGATGATAGTTTTATATCAGTAGAGCTAGAAAAGTATGTCCGTAAATTACACTCGATTGTGGGGAATGCAATTACGGAAGGACGTTACATTGTGTTCGGTGTCGGGTCATCCCAACTCCTTAGTGCAGCCGTATATGCCCTTTCCTCTAAAAACTCATCTTCACCTTCAAACGTTCTTGCTTCTATTCCGTTTTATCCAGTAAGTAATATTTATCCAGTTTCACATGAACTTAAAAAAGTGGCTTAAAGATTTGCGTAATGTCACATTTAGGGTGTGTTTGATAAAACTGATTGATTAAGTGTTGAATGGTTCGTAATCTGAATAATTCAAAGATTTTGAAAGAATTCGGTTCTACAGTTTGATGATCGGTTTGAATAAATGATGGTAATGATAaaaaattaccttattaaccttttacatgaataaaaaaaaacaatatatataGTTGTTTAATGAATGTTCTTCATACAATTTAAAGACATATAACATCAAATTCAAGTGCTTAATCGTTAAGAGAGTATTTCAGCTCTGAATGGTTAACCATTCAACATTATATGTCATTTAAAGGTTAGAAATAAACGCACTGAATGTTGAATGGTTTGCCATTCAATTGAGAAATAATCAAACGCACCCGGGCTAACATTTAGGCCAGTTGTTTGAAAGTGGATCAATATTAACTTGTTTTGTCTTCTTTTTGTTTAAATTTATAATGTACTAGATTAACATGACTTAGTTATATTTGTGATGTATGCAGGTATACAAGGGTCAAACCGTTCTATTTAACTCACAAAATTTTCAATTCAAAGGAGATACAAAATCATGGCAAATGAATAATAATTCTACAAACAACAATGATGTCATTGAATTTATAACATCACCAAACAATCCCGATGGAGAATTGAAGAAATCAGTTATTGGAGCAAAAGCGATTTACGATCATGCCTATTTTTGGCCACATTTTACGCCCATCAACACTCCTTCAAACCATGATCTCATGCTCTTTACTCTTTCCAAACTCACTGGTCATGCCGGTACACGTTTAGGGTATTGTTCAAGTGTTTAACCTTGCTTTTTGTATCAAAGTaacttactttttatttaattacttgataaataaagataaatatatatatgcagGTGGGCAATAATAAAAGATAAAGATGTGTATGATCAGTTTTTGAATTATATAATGATGGCTGATATGGGAATATCGAAGGACAGTCAAGTTAGAGGTTTAAAGATTCTGAAAGTAGCGATTGAAGGTGATGGAAAACCACTTTTCAAATTTGCGTATGATAAAATGAAAGACCGTTGGGAGCGGTTGACTTTTGTCTTCAACAAGTCAACAAGATTTTCAATCCAACAGAGACATCCTTTGTACTGCAACTTCTTCAATGAAACTAGGCTACCAACTCCAGGTAAGTTCAtttcaactttgactttttatGGTCAAATATGTAAAGTAAATGCAATCATAAAACCTATTCTACAGAATATGTCCAATCAAACATGTATACCATTAGTAGGGTAGGGGCAATACTTTGGGTGTGTGAGTTGGCATTTAAAAAAAGTTGGGTAGCAATTGTCTACACGATCCGAAAGTAAATGGGTCAGAGATTTTCAAGACTTCAATGGGAAACCCATCAACCCGTACTATTTTTTTGGGTCGGATTCATGTCAAGGTTCGGTTTAACGGGGTGACTCGTAATCCGAAACTTCAAAGTTTATTTTCTGATTTGAACCCTCTGATCCGTTAAAGTTGACCTATCCGAAACTGACCCACCATCAACCCATTTACCTAGACGAGTATACCAGCCGCGTCCCGGTTGACTACTTTTGATCTGCCAATCCTTGTATCAAATCTTAACTGAGTTCGGGTAGTGTACTTTCGACCTGCCAAACCGACCTGGCCAGAATTGTCAGCCCTAACAAATTGGCGGATGCCATATGGTGTAATCTAATCTGCCCTTGAACAGTTAAACAAAAATGATAATTGTTAATTTGTTTTGACAAATATCATGCAGCTTACGCATGGGTGAAATGTGAGCGAGAAGAAGATAACGATTGTGGGGCCGTACTAGAAACAACAGGAAACATTATAGGTCGTTTAGGAAGCCAATTTAGTGCCACAGATCGTTATGTCCGATTTAGTCTCATTGGTAGTCAAGACGAGTTTGATTTGCTTTTGCAACGACTCACCGAGCTAGTTTCTCTTGAAAATCCGAGTATCGAAACAATGTGAAAGACGTACTCAAGAAACTGTATCTCAAGAAACATACAAGGGTTGTTGTACCGGTGTAATATAGTTTTGTTTGGGCAATCTAAATCTCGTTGCCTGCAATGTAGGTGGTAAAATGAACCCAGTTGATTCTTTAGGATCATGTGTAAAGTTTTCACACATATCCGAGTGCATATTAAAGAATAATGATATTCCCGTGTGTATAATGTTGCATTATAACTATTTATTTATAGTGTATGTCTTATGTTTCGAATTAACGCGGAGCTTTTAAGAgcttttagtttttataaaaaaaaaaaactcatattTAATAAAAGCACCGTTTGGTTAATGGAAAGCTTTTAGACATGGGAAAAACGCTAAAAGCTACTAGAACTAGCGTTTAGCTTTATGCTTCTAgttttttgttattttatttttattttttatctaAAAGATTCGGCTACTCTACCAAATGTTAAAAAAGTTAACAACTACCAGCTAAAAACTAAAAGCTAACATCTACAAGCTAAAAACTGCTAgttagttttgccaaacatacgCTTTGTtgtctttctaattaaggaaattttGGTATCTTTCCCTTTAAGGCAATTatgttctctcttttttttttttttttgaaaaaaaaatactaTGTAaattataattgtttataagttttgtTTCTTTTCACCGAGCTAGTTTCTCTTGAAAATCTGAGTATCGAAACAATGTGAAAGACGTGCTCGATCAAATGAAACTGTATCTCAAGAAACATAAAAGGGTTGCATTCATGTAGTATACTTTGGTGAGGTATTGTTTGGGCAATCTTAATCTCGTTGCCTGCAAAATGTAGATGAAAAAAGAACCCCTTTGATTCTTTAGGATCATGTGTAAAGTTTTCACACATACGTGAGTGCATATCAGAGAATAATGATATCCCCGTTTGTATTATGCATTGTTTTGATAACTATTTATAGCGACGTTCAAGACTTAATTCGGACTTGGCTTTGTTTCGTCGGATGGTATTTGTTTGCTCGGCTTTGGGGAGCTGTTTTGATGTAGTCTAATTTTTAGTTTGCTTTATTTGTTTGGTAGCCATTTAGAtggattttttcttttctttcgtcTAGATTGATTTCTCTATTTGGCTTGGGTGTTTGTTCGGTTGTCGCTTTTGAGTTGTTGGTTAGTTTTAGCATCTTTGTTACCTTTACGTTATTTGTTTGTCTTGATATGTGTTGGTTGTGTTGGTTTTATGTTTCCTTTCGGCCGGTTGCATTTCTTTGGGGCTTCATCATTTTGATCATTTGCCTCTTCCTTTTATTAATGTTCTcgttttttgtcaaaaaaaaaaaaaaaaaaaaaaggaaatttcATGTTTAATTGTTAAAaatttactccctccgtcccagattaattatctccagacaaaaaacacacagttttaggaaatcccactaactttatttctccaccaatgaaatctcttctctctccagatccaccaatgaaatatctactttcctttctatttatggaagtagacaattaatttgggacatcccaaaatggaatactggacaataatttagggacggagggagtattacgtTATCATTATAGGTATATTGAATATTGAATTGATGAATATCGATAATGTTTCCTCTTTTTAGACTATCTGAGAGAAGAATGAGTATTTTAATAAGATATATGCAATCTGACTCAACAATTATTTTGTGATCGTTTTTTAGACTTTTTCTGGCCACCCCAAAATATTCAGCTACTATACTACTTATACTGATGTTCAATGGCGGAGCTAGTAGGGATGCTTGGGGGTGTCAAGCATCCCCTAATCATGTTTCTGTATACACTATATAATTTGTATTTCAATGgagaaaaaatattttcaagaTTCAAGCATCCCCTATAGTTTGCTTTTCAAAAAATCGAGAGTTCAGAATTCTACTTTAATGGAGTTTTTTAGTTCAATTGTAGATGGTGGATGAGGAAGATGACACAAGTACCAATATCTTTATTATATTTCAGTTTCCACTCTCCTATTTTTACCTATAGATCATTTCGGTCCTCTTAAAGTTTGCTATTTAATTATCAATCCCTAGTTAAAGTTAATTTTCTCCTTAAAAATTGTTATAGACTTTATACTCCGTAAATTTTTTGGACTTGTATCAGTTAGTTCCTGTCTCCACTttctaatatttatttatttaatatcatCAAAATGTATTTACTCCCTAAGTTTTACGGAGtatttacggagtataatataagcCTCTAATTAAAATTTATTTTTCCCCTTAACGTTATATTATACACATATCTAATGAAGAATATAGTGATTTAAGCGTGTAATTACGATAAAGAGTTAAAGACGATTCACTAATTTTGTGAGTCTAGTTCTAGTCTACGGAGTAATTGTTTTTCTTTTCAaagtttctttagttcattaaacctttattgtttatatatatttaactttattattataaccatttttttttttctCAAAAACCTACATATTTTCCTCTAAAATCATCAAATTTTGTTCAAAATTCTCCAAAATTTACCCCAAAAccttcataatttgcctaaaaGCCTCTattttttgcccaaaaacctccatattttgactAAAAAATTGatacggttttaattttttttgcccccggtgaaaaaaaataCTGCTTCCGCCACTGTCCGTAAGCATCCCCTATTCTGTATTCCTGGCTTCGCCTCTGCTTATGTTTGAAACTAGGATTTCAATCACTAGGCTCTTTTGAGATGATTACGTAGTTTGAGTATCTACTGCTTAAAAGCTACATTCAAACTACATTTATATCGATCAAAACAATAACAAGATGTTAAATGACAAATAATGAATAGATATCGTATAGTTGCAACTTGCATGTGATCATCTTTAATAAACGAAAATCAACTGTAGCAAAAAATGAAACCCGTGTTATATAACTGTTTTTTCTTCATATATACATCCTTAGAAGTCATTAATCCAAAGGGGAATTATTTTACAACATCATGATAATGATGAAATGATATATACAAACGGTTTCAATGGACATATACAGGGTCCATTTTTTGCACCTTTTatttattataatcataataactttTATACAAAAATTATCTAAAAGAAGAACCCGGCCATAACGAGAGCAGAAACAATGACTCCAACACCGGAGGCCTTGAAAGATGGAGCATCTCCAGCCGCTGGATCAGCACCGCTAGTTGCACCACCTCCTGATGTGGGGGCTCCAGCAGCCCCTGCATCGGGAGAACCTGCAGGGGACCCAGTTGCAGCTCCTGCCGCATCAGACGCGGCACCGGCAGCGTCAGAGGCAGCTCCACCGGCTGTGTCAGCAGCCGAGACATATGCCACCATGACGGCAAAGATAAGTGCCAGAACCACGAATCGATTGATGGCCAttctttatttttttctttattCAAATCGagtagaagatgatttttatttatttacttgtTTGAATTGCGATGAAACTAGAATGAAATATAATGTAGAATTAATATAGGTGAATAGATTGTAAATGTGTGTTATTGAACGTTAGATTCGGCCATTTTAATGGCTCTTAATTTGTTCATGTTGCAAGACCACACAAAATTTTGAACATTTTGGTTGGTTTTTGATTGGTGTTTTTTCGATCATCCATTATCAGGAAATAAAATTTTAACCACGGTTATATTCTACAAAATTCGTAATTTAAATTACTCAATCTATTAAAATAATTTGATTGACGATCAATTGGTGATGATACTAACTGACATTCATTCATGGTTACAATATAAGAATAAGAATAGTGGTATATATTAGTTAgactattagttaatatattaataatatataatataatataataatataatggtCATGTTTCTAAACCGAAAATGTTGGTGCATTGGTATTGACCTGGTAGTGACCTGAGTCAGGGGTTCGACTTGATGTGCTGCAAAAATATTTTCTTTGTGGTTACTCGCTCATTTTATAAGCTTCGGAGGTTTTGAATGTTTATGCGTTTGAGCCTCACCCGATGGGGGTTTTACTACACATGATGTCCGTATGGATTCTTCGTGGGGGTTTCCTCTTGAGTCGCAGTATGatcagtggcggatccaggaatCTGTAACACCGGGGTCAAACTTTTTACAACGATAACTATAAAAAATCAACTTCACTATTAAAAATATGACCAAAAAAACAGCTTACATACAACAACAAAAGTGCACAAAAAAGAGCATAAAAACAGTAGCAAAACAGCCGCGAAACTGCACAAAAGCTACCCAAAAAACTGCACAAAATCCTCCCAAAAAACTACACCAAATCTGCTTAAAATGCTACACTTTTCCTTTACGGAAACACATCTTTTGAAAACGTTGAATTACATCTTCATCGTTTACCTTCGCAAGTGCTTCTCTTTCAACTGCGCAAATTACACAAGCATTCAAGAACTCTTCCCCAATACGATTGCGTAAATTCGACTTTACAATTTTCATCGCCGAAAAGCACCTCTCAACCGTTGCGGTTGCAACGGGAAAAACCAATGCAAGCTTTAATAGCCGATaaaccaaaggaaaagatagatgtTTCCTTGTTTCTACCATCACTCTAGTAATGTCGCCAATACTAATCAAGTTAGCAAATTTTTCATCTATTCGGACATTGTGATGGTATATGTCAAGTTGTTGTTCAAGCTCACTAATCTCCACATTATTAAAATCTTTTGGATATAAGTGACTTAACCTTAATAACTTCGAAGCATCAAACATTGAAAATGAATCGCGTGGATTTAACGCCGACATACAACTAAGTAACATCAAACATTGATagtagaaaatgtcgaatctggaaaagcttaaattcgCTCCCTTAGAATCAACTAGAaagaactacatgccatgggttataaaagtgaaaatgcatcttaaatcaatgagcATTATAGATGCCATaaaagaagataacacttgctctAAAAAAGatcaagcaacggcatgttgctttattcatcaacatattgatgattgcttacaaaataattatgtgactgaagAAAATCCACAAGTTCTATGGGAAGGACTCAAAAGCAGAATTAATAATCAAAAGGaagttttacttccagctgctatggatcaatggagaaccTTAAGGTTCCAGaattttaagaaagtaaatgaatacagctcagctctgtataatacatgttcactgatcatatacatagcattgtatatgtatattttatttgctatagGCTAAAAGCAAAATTACGCGAATTACAATCCAAAGTTATGCAAtatccgctgaaaataagcacatcagttatgttttcgcattaacaaAAGACTGCGGGTTAATCCGCtatgtttccgcggatagttaggcAATCCGcaaaccgcggatatttcgaatattataaatagagagcatggcctctcatttatgggttgttgattttcTGCCATTTGCTTGAGCCTTTGTGATTTCCACttatgatcttgcccaagggatttttacaattgcgctaaggtgaattatgctaattgacaatcaagaccgggtcggggtggttgatcacttgatggctaaagtgaaagacgatcatcggggcccaaaataatcatcaaaaatCTCATCCTCCATCTTATTATTGTACTCAATCCTCAATTAAGCAATAACTTgatttaggattgatcaattggcgccatccgtgggacacgttttacaaattaaactgaaatttttttGTTTCGTGCTATCAAATAATTAATTCtttggtttaatttcaatcgtgtttttgttgtgatgatttgcaggagaATACGTTTGAAATTGGCGGTAAATTGCTTGATTTTTTAGAATAATGAGCAATATCGGAAATGATAGCGATATAGTGGTCGCTGTGCGAGCGAATgtccaaaaaagaggaaaaaagcgaaAGTGAGTTAAAATGTTTCAAAGTTGGCAACTCgcgccaattagtttcccgaaaatgcagagcgatgatttctctgaaatgccgatagtagTATCGTGCAAAATCGCCTAAACTGGAATTACAGTCATGAAAGTTCATATTGATAATGGCAGTAGTgttgatattatttacgaacaatgtttcgTTCAATTGCCAGAGAGTATTAAAGCAAACCTGCAAACAACTGCGGTTTCGCTAACTggttttgcaggagaatcttcattGCCTATAAGCGTTTTACCATTAGACATTGAGCTAGCTGATGTAAATGAGGACGCTTTGACGCGACAAGCAcggttagatttttatgttatgcgagcctcatctcgctataacatgctgctgggaagaaccgctataagtaGATTTGGAATTATACCgtctacaattcatggcatgattaagtttccaacatataaaggggtcgccacaatatgttcaatgagcatcATGCCTATTTGTGCGGCTATTAAAGTAAAAACCGCATGACAAGAAACTGCTGCTGATGCGGATAATATGGAGATGATTAATACTGCATATCCCGAGTAGAAAATTAAAGTAGGACGTAATGTTAGTGCGGATACTAGGAAACAAATTGTGCAACTGTTGGTTCAGTACATGGACGTTTTCGCTTGGTGCAAAAAttatatgactggtgttccgcgtcatattACGGAGCACATGCTTAATGTAAATCCAGCTATAAAACCTGTAGTacaaaagcgaaggggtatggccccagatcgcgtaAAATGGCTGTGCGAAGAGGAAACAAAATTGGTGCGATCTGGAATTTTACGCGAAGttcaataccaatcatggattgcgaatccagttttggtgaaaaaacctgatggttcttggagaatgtgtattgattacaaagatttgaataaagcgtgcccTAAGGATAACTACTCGCTCccagaaattgatttaaaggtGAAATCTTtgcatgcttttccatataaatgttttttggaCGCGACAAGAGGTTATCATCAGATTCCAATGGCTCAAGAGGACGTAGATAAAATCGCATTTCATACCGGGAAAGGCATATATTCCTATATAATGATGCATtttggtttaatcaatgcgggtgcgacatatcaacgTTTGATCGATACTGCGTTTGAAaaacaaatagggcgtaatcttgaggcttatgtagatgatttagtgaACAAAAGCACAACGCAAGAGCGAATTATTGAcgatatgcgcgaaacatttgacaCACTGCGaagaataaacatgaagcttaatccgcttagATGCAGTTTTGGCGAAATTGAAGgaaaatttttgggatatcttgttacagaacaaggtattcaagctaatccaaaaaagatcgcggctatagaaaatatgaccgcgccaaGAACGGTTAAAGaggtgcaaagtttgacgggaaaacTGGCCGCATTAACGCTTTTTTTGTCTAAAGCTGCTGAAAGGCAGTTGCCGTTTTTCAAAACTCTAAAAGGTTGCTTAAAACAAAAACGTTTTGTTTGGTCCAGTGAAGCAGAAACcgcgtttcaagagatgaaaaagttgttgaaaactttgcctacactaataGCGCCAGTTGATGGcgaaattctttatctttatatatcAGTGGTAAATGAAGCTTTTGGTTCAGTTTTGATATCGGAAAGGAATAAAATACAAAAGCTggtgtattttgttagtaaagctcttacaggaagtgaaataaactatgcgccaatTGAAAAGTTTGTGTACGCGCTTATTTTAACATCGCGAAGGTTAAGAAGATATTTTCAAAGGCACCCAGTGCATGTATTAACTAATTTACCGATCAAGCATGTCTTAACAaaaccagagatatctggtagactcgcattgtgggcagtagagttaggtgcttatcaaatatcttaccttccgcgtagtGCTGTAAAAGGTCAGGTTATGGCGGATTACCTCGCTGAAATGTCTGGAGAGTTGGAGGTAATCAATGAGCGAACCGCGTTAAAACCGGTACTTGGCGAAACTTGGGATTTGTTTACTGACGGTGCTTCATGCgcggaaggtgcaggtgcgggtttagttttggcAAGTCCAAGTAGTGAAGAGTATACATACGCGTTGcgttttaattttgatgtgacaaataatgaagcagagtatgaagcAATACTTGTTGGtttaaatattgcgcgaaaaatgaaTATTACTAAGTTGCGAGCATTTACAGATTCGCAGTTAGTAACAAATCAGTTTAATGGTTCTTTTGATGCACATGATTCTTCTATGCAGAAATACTTGCAGTTGTTACGAGAATTGACGGAGCGGTTTGAACATTTTGAACTTTCGCAAGTGCCAAGaagtcaaaataagaaggcggatgctttGAGTAAGTTGGCCGCTCTGACATTttcgcactttcaaaaacaagtGTGGGTTGAGGAATTGCCAAGCAAGTCAATAGATAATGACTTAATTGTCGCATCTGTTGAGGAGGAACAGCCAAATTGGATGGGGCCAACCCTGCACTATATCCGCAATGATACTTTGCCAAGTGATAGCCGCGAAGCTCGTTTAGTGAGAGAGCGGGCACCAAtgtatatcattcaaaatgatattCTATACCGCAAATCGTACTGCGGGCCAATGATACGATGTGTTGGACCAATTGAAGCGGAAATAATAGTGGAAGAAGTGCATAACGGCACTTGCGCACTAcattcaggctacaaaactattgcagcaaaaattatgcggatgagctacttttggccatccctataccgcgacgtggcaaaaattgttaaacgctgtaaaagtttccaaaggcatgctccgcaaaatcgaatgccaaggcatgatatgatccgtgttaattcgccatggccatttcacaaatgggctattgatattgtggggcTATTTCCTGCAGGGCCTGGCAATGTTAAGTTCTTGATTGTGGCAGttgattattttactaaatgggttgaagctaaggcggttcgcactatcactggggtgcaagt
This genomic interval carries:
- the LOC139901282 gene encoding uncharacterized protein — translated: MSNGKTLIGNEDSPAKPVSETAVVCSCMSALNPRDSFSMFDASKLLRLSHLYPKDFNNVEISELEQQLDIYHHNVRIDEKFANLISIGDITRVMVETRKHLSFPLVYRLLKLALVFPVATATVERCFSAMKIVKSNLRNRIGEEFLNACVICAVEREALAKVNDEDVIQRFQKMCFRKGKV
- the LOC139897636 gene encoding tryptophan aminotransferase-related protein 4-like, translating into MYVSEVRFGSKTGSEISRQTLTWSAKAALEAEAVAAISCSGHGRVFLDGSISKDGELPVCECYACYGGLNCSEFIPGCAANVDSGDPIFFEPFWMQHAINSAVMISGWNRMSYRYADDSFISVELEKYVRKLHSIVGNAITEGRYIVFGVGSSQLLSAAVYALSSKNSSSPSNVLASIPFYPVYKGQTVLFNSQNFQFKGDTKSWQMNNNSTNNNDVIEFITSPNNPDGELKKSVIGAKAIYDHAYFWPHFTPINTPSNHDLMLFTLSKLTGHAGTRLGWAIIKDKDVYDQFLNYIMMADMGISKDSQVRGLKILKVAIEGDGKPLFKFAYDKMKDRWERLTFVFNKSTRFSIQQRHPLYCNFFNETRLPTPAYAWVKCEREEDNDCGAVLETTGNIIGRLGSQFSATDRYVRFSLIGSQDEFDLLLQRLTELVSLENPSIETM